Proteins from a genomic interval of Benincasa hispida cultivar B227 chromosome 7, ASM972705v1, whole genome shotgun sequence:
- the LOC120082112 gene encoding MLP-like protein 43, translating to MSLVGKSEFNVQIKAPASKFHEMFHKKPHHISNASGDKVHGCELHEGEWGKVGSIIYWNYSQDGKSKVSKQVIEGVDEEKNLITFRIIEGDLLEHYRTFKYTIQAIPKGEGSVVYWTLEYEKRHENIEDSQSLLKLCFDVSKDIDTHLMGTDN from the exons ATGTCACTTGTTGGAAAGTCGGAGTTTAATGTACAAATCAAGGCGCCAGCTTCGAAGTTCCATGAAATGTTCCATAAGAAACCACACCATATTTCAAATGCGTCTGGTGATAAAGTACATGGTTGTGAGTTGCATGAAGGCGAATGGGGTAAAGTTGGTTCTATCATTTACTGGAATTACTCTCAAG ATGGGAAGTCTAAAGTGTCAAAGCAAGTAATTGAAGGTGTAGATGAGGAGaaaaatttgattacttttaGAATAATAGAAGGAGATCTTTTAGAGCATTACAGGACTTTTAAATATACTATCCAAGCTATTCCAAAAGGTGAGGGAAGTGTTGTTTATTGGACTTTGGAATATGAGAAAAGACATGAAAATATTGAAGATTCACAGAGCTTACTTAAGTTATGCTTTGATGTCTCCAAAGACATTGATACTCATCTTATGGGAACTGACAATTGA